A stretch of the Thalassotalea euphylliae genome encodes the following:
- a CDS encoding transglycosylase SLT domain-containing protein: MWKPDSPEYQNLYQQLHYYPLQPYLDQKRLMDKIRLSDAAEIEEFLSEYRGTPLDWPLRKKWLNYLAKRERKALFLKFFKPNNDAKLSCTQLRYQLAGGMPEKVVLPQVKQWWLVGKSQDKACDPIFKRWKKAGYLTPDLVWQRLSLAADGGKHTLIPYLTGLLPKEEQYLGKLFHRVRRDPSYIAKLSRFKTFNEKETQIMAYGLKRLIWRDPERALKTYQLAQQKFTFTEQQQDYLTKRFALALATKHHGQADTWLSKVKPDKLDSNLVQWKLATALKQQNWPDIQKTLLALPDRLQEKPQWQYWYARSMAEVGRDQAARELMLDLAKKRHYYGFMAAKWLSQNISLQHNPLLVDAKVIDNIIQNPAAKRAFELFHLERYSQARKEWNYWLATLSKSEKLAAASFAFEQGWFDRPIFTLASQGYLDDVELRFPMAYKEDIASYADKHSIDPSWAFAIARRESSFMRDAHSSAGARGLMQIMPATAKQLEKKAVSNRYLANAKNNIKLGTKYLKRLLDRYEGNLVLATASYNAGPYRVKQWLEKGETLPADIWIETIPFKETREYVKSVLAYKQIYQHKLNSEGESPFTTVLGMKIGTTSLSQ, from the coding sequence GTGTGGAAACCAGATTCCCCTGAATATCAAAACTTATATCAGCAATTACACTATTATCCGCTTCAGCCGTATCTCGATCAAAAGCGCTTGATGGACAAAATTCGCCTGAGCGACGCGGCTGAAATTGAAGAGTTTTTATCAGAGTATCGGGGCACACCGCTAGATTGGCCATTGCGTAAAAAATGGCTGAACTATTTGGCTAAGCGAGAGCGCAAGGCGCTTTTTCTAAAGTTTTTTAAACCGAATAACGACGCTAAGTTAAGCTGTACACAGTTAAGGTATCAGTTGGCAGGGGGCATGCCGGAAAAGGTGGTGCTGCCGCAAGTAAAACAATGGTGGCTAGTAGGTAAGTCGCAAGATAAGGCCTGTGATCCAATTTTCAAACGCTGGAAGAAAGCTGGCTACCTTACGCCAGATCTAGTTTGGCAACGATTGAGCCTTGCAGCAGATGGTGGCAAGCATACTTTAATTCCTTATTTAACTGGGCTGTTGCCAAAGGAAGAGCAGTACTTAGGTAAACTGTTTCATCGGGTAAGACGTGACCCTAGCTATATTGCCAAGCTTTCTCGCTTTAAAACCTTTAATGAAAAAGAAACGCAAATTATGGCCTATGGCCTTAAACGGTTAATTTGGCGTGATCCGGAGCGCGCGTTAAAAACCTACCAGTTGGCACAGCAAAAATTTACATTTACCGAGCAGCAACAAGATTACCTCACTAAGCGCTTTGCACTCGCTTTGGCAACTAAACATCATGGGCAAGCGGATACTTGGCTTAGCAAAGTGAAACCAGACAAGCTCGATAGCAACTTAGTGCAATGGAAGTTAGCAACCGCACTAAAACAGCAAAACTGGCCGGATATTCAAAAAACCTTATTGGCATTACCAGATCGCCTACAAGAAAAACCACAGTGGCAATATTGGTATGCGCGCAGTATGGCCGAAGTCGGGCGTGACCAAGCGGCACGCGAGTTGATGTTAGATTTGGCAAAAAAGCGTCATTACTACGGTTTTATGGCAGCTAAATGGTTAAGCCAAAACATTAGCTTACAACATAACCCACTGCTGGTTGATGCCAAAGTGATCGATAACATTATTCAAAATCCAGCAGCTAAACGCGCTTTTGAATTGTTTCACCTTGAACGCTATAGCCAAGCCAGAAAAGAATGGAATTACTGGTTAGCCACCTTATCAAAAAGTGAAAAACTTGCGGCGGCTTCGTTTGCTTTTGAGCAAGGGTGGTTCGACAGGCCGATTTTTACCTTGGCCTCACAAGGTTATTTAGACGATGTCGAGCTGCGTTTCCCAATGGCTTACAAAGAAGATATCGCCAGCTATGCCGACAAACATAGCATTGACCCTAGTTGGGCATTTGCCATTGCACGCCGTGAAAGCTCGTTTATGCGTGACGCCCATTCTTCTGCTGGTGCGCGTGGGCTGATGCAAATTATGCCAGCAACGGCAAAACAGCTAGAGAAAAAAGCGGTTTCTAACCGTTATCTCGCCAATGCCAAAAATAATATCAAACTAGGGACTAAGTATCTAAAACGCTTACTCGACAGGTATGAGGGTAATTTAGTATTGGCGACTGCGTCATACAATGCTGGCCCTTATCGCGTAAAGCAATGGTTAGAAAAGGGCGAAACACTACCCGCTGATATTTGGATTGAAACTATTCCTTTTAAAGAAACACGTGAATACGTAAAAAGTGTGCTCGCTTATAAACAAATTTATCAGCATAAGCTCAATAGTGAAGGGGAATCGCCATTTACGACTGTGCTTGGTATGAAAATAGGCACTACGTCATTGAGTCAATAA
- the pepQ gene encoding Xaa-Pro dipeptidase, which produces MTNFANVYPAHINELQARARNVLNRENLEGLVIHSGKELKVFLDDNSYPFKVNPHFKHWLPLTNVTNSWLLINGHDKPVLIYYQPVDFWHKVEALTDDFWTPFFDIKVITNAAEVDALLPYDKANYAYIGEHIEVAKALGFEQINPDGALSYLHFHRAYKTPYEQALMRLSNERAVAGHLAAKAAFMAGESEFEIQRAYLQATSHTDSETPYGNIVALNENAAILHYTALERNKPEQHRSFLIDAGANYHGYASDITRTYAYEQNDFAALIARMDKLMLNAVDGLKPGKSYVELHCETYLDIGRVLAEFNLIHCSAEVAAEQGIVSTFFPHGLGHHLGLQVHDVGGFMADERGTHIDTPAQHPFLRTSRAVEAEQVFTIEPGLYFIDSLLADLKASEHSNAINWAQVEKFKPFGGIRIEDNIIVHQSHNENMTRDLNLG; this is translated from the coding sequence ATGACTAACTTTGCCAATGTTTACCCTGCCCATATTAATGAACTTCAAGCACGAGCACGTAATGTGCTTAATCGTGAAAACCTTGAAGGATTAGTGATCCATTCAGGTAAAGAATTAAAAGTATTCTTAGACGATAATTCGTATCCTTTTAAAGTAAACCCACACTTTAAACATTGGTTGCCATTGACCAATGTAACTAATAGCTGGTTACTGATTAATGGTCATGACAAGCCAGTGTTAATTTATTATCAACCAGTGGATTTTTGGCACAAGGTTGAAGCATTAACAGATGATTTTTGGACACCGTTTTTTGACATTAAAGTGATCACAAATGCCGCAGAAGTCGATGCGCTGCTGCCTTACGATAAAGCAAACTATGCTTATATCGGCGAGCATATTGAGGTCGCTAAAGCCTTGGGCTTTGAGCAAATTAATCCAGATGGCGCATTAAGTTACCTGCACTTTCACCGTGCGTACAAGACCCCATATGAACAGGCATTGATGCGTTTATCAAATGAACGCGCAGTGGCAGGCCACTTAGCAGCAAAAGCGGCCTTTATGGCAGGCGAATCTGAATTTGAAATTCAACGTGCTTACCTGCAAGCTACGTCACATACCGATAGCGAAACGCCATATGGCAATATTGTTGCGCTTAATGAAAATGCGGCGATACTTCATTACACAGCGTTAGAGCGCAATAAACCTGAGCAGCACCGTTCATTCTTGATTGATGCTGGCGCTAACTATCACGGCTATGCGTCAGATATTACGCGTACCTATGCCTATGAGCAAAACGACTTTGCAGCGCTGATTGCTCGTATGGACAAGTTAATGCTTAACGCGGTTGACGGCCTGAAACCCGGTAAAAGTTATGTTGAATTACACTGCGAAACTTACCTTGATATTGGCCGCGTGCTGGCGGAATTTAACTTGATTCATTGCAGTGCAGAAGTTGCTGCTGAACAGGGCATAGTCTCAACCTTCTTCCCACATGGCTTAGGTCATCACCTAGGCTTGCAAGTACACGATGTTGGCGGCTTTATGGCGGACGAGCGTGGTACTCATATAGATACACCTGCACAGCATCCATTCTTACGCACATCACGTGCTGTTGAGGCTGAACAAGTCTTTACCATTGAGCCGGGTTTATACTTTATTGACTCTTTGTTAGCTGATCTCAAAGCGAGTGAGCACAGCAATGCAATTAACTGGGCACAAGTGGAAAAATTCAAACCATTTGGCGGTATTCGTATTGAAGACAACATTATCGTTCATCAATCGCATAACGAGAATATGACTCGAGACTTAAACCTTGGCTGA
- a CDS encoding YigZ family protein yields the protein MAELSRSSKEIKAQELKAKEVKDKEYTSAPGYLIATDEVLVETVVNRSRFLCYLFPCNSYHVMKARLTELQQAHPNANHHCYAFVSGAPQDSQAYGFSDDGEPSGTAGRPMLAMLQGSGVGEVAAIVVRYFGGVKLGTGGLQRAYGGAVKEALPALPTHHKVLTETRLLSVSYQQVSDIQHLIKSTNTQVLEEQYLENIKFVLAIPIDQLKLFKQQLLTLSSGTLRLEKRLEKSSGA from the coding sequence TTGGCTGAGCTTAGTCGCTCGTCTAAGGAAATAAAAGCACAGGAATTAAAGGCCAAGGAAGTAAAGGATAAAGAGTACACCAGTGCGCCGGGTTATTTAATTGCGACTGACGAGGTACTCGTTGAGACCGTCGTCAATCGCAGTCGCTTTCTATGTTACTTGTTTCCCTGCAATAGTTACCACGTAATGAAAGCCAGACTGACCGAGCTGCAACAAGCGCACCCCAATGCTAATCATCATTGCTATGCCTTTGTCAGCGGTGCACCGCAAGACAGTCAAGCCTATGGTTTTTCAGATGATGGTGAACCTAGTGGCACCGCCGGTCGACCAATGCTGGCGATGCTACAAGGCAGTGGCGTAGGTGAAGTTGCCGCGATTGTCGTTCGCTATTTTGGTGGTGTTAAGCTGGGTACCGGTGGCTTACAGCGCGCTTACGGCGGTGCTGTTAAAGAAGCGCTGCCTGCGCTGCCAACACACCATAAGGTGCTAACCGAAACACGCTTATTAAGTGTCAGTTACCAACAAGTTAGCGATATTCAGCATTTAATCAAATCAACCAATACTCAGGTCCTCGAAGAGCAATACCTAGAAAATATTAAGTTTGTATTGGCTATCCCCATTGATCAGCTTAAACTATTTAAACAACAATTGCTTACCTTATCTAGCGGGACATTGCGCTTAGAAAAGCGCCTAGAAAAATCGAGTGGCGCTTAA
- a CDS encoding TrkH family potassium uptake protein — MQYRNIIRILGLLVALLSVTMLPPAVVSLIYRDGGGVPFLMAFMWCLFIGLALWYPNRQKKDDLRAREGFLIVVLFWTVLASFSAIPLMLLETPNLTTTDAFFESFSGLTTTGATILTKIDGLPHAVLFYRQQLQWLGGMGIIVLAVAVLPMLGIGGMQLYRAETPGPVKDSKMTPRIADTAKHLWYIYLSLTIACAVAYWLAGMSVFDAICHSFSTIAIGGFSTHDASMGYFNSPVINLICVVFLIIAGINFALHYAAVQNKSIRNYFADPEFKFFITLQVILTAICFAVLMSHNTYQSADVALDQALFQSVSISTTAGFATTSFADWPTLLPLLLIFASFIGGCAGSTGGGMKVVRVVLLYLQGVRELNKLVHPKAVFTIKLGRKALPDRVIEAVWGFFSAYAAVFVICMLLLLASGMDDISAFTAVAACMNNLGPGLGEVAANFASINDFSKWVLIVAMLFGRLEIFTLLVLFTPAFWRN, encoded by the coding sequence GTGCAATATAGAAACATTATTCGTATTTTAGGGCTACTAGTCGCGCTACTCAGCGTGACTATGTTACCGCCTGCTGTTGTGTCACTCATTTATCGCGATGGTGGCGGTGTTCCTTTCTTAATGGCCTTTATGTGGTGTTTGTTTATTGGTCTTGCCCTGTGGTATCCCAATCGACAGAAAAAGGACGACTTGCGAGCGAGGGAAGGCTTTCTTATCGTAGTCTTGTTTTGGACGGTATTGGCAAGCTTTTCAGCGATTCCACTGATGTTGTTGGAAACCCCAAATTTAACAACCACCGATGCTTTTTTTGAATCTTTCTCTGGGTTAACCACTACAGGGGCCACTATATTAACGAAAATTGATGGCTTACCTCATGCGGTACTGTTTTATCGTCAGCAATTGCAGTGGTTAGGTGGCATGGGAATCATCGTACTCGCGGTAGCGGTTCTGCCCATGCTAGGGATCGGTGGTATGCAGCTCTACCGTGCGGAAACCCCAGGGCCAGTGAAAGACTCGAAAATGACCCCCCGCATCGCCGATACTGCCAAACATTTATGGTATATCTACTTATCGTTAACCATTGCTTGTGCTGTTGCTTATTGGTTAGCGGGTATGTCGGTTTTTGATGCTATTTGTCACTCGTTCTCGACGATTGCGATTGGTGGCTTCTCTACTCATGATGCCAGTATGGGCTACTTTAATAGCCCAGTGATCAACTTAATTTGTGTTGTCTTTCTTATTATCGCAGGCATCAATTTTGCGCTGCATTATGCGGCGGTGCAAAACAAGTCTATTCGAAACTATTTTGCCGATCCGGAATTTAAGTTCTTTATTACCTTGCAGGTAATTTTGACGGCGATATGTTTTGCTGTGTTGATGAGCCATAACACTTATCAAAGTGCTGATGTCGCCTTGGATCAGGCATTGTTTCAGTCGGTTTCTATTAGTACGACAGCGGGCTTTGCCACCACGTCTTTTGCTGATTGGCCAACCTTGCTGCCACTACTACTTATTTTTGCCAGCTTTATCGGTGGCTGTGCAGGCAGTACTGGCGGTGGTATGAAAGTGGTGCGCGTTGTGTTGTTGTACCTACAAGGTGTACGTGAGCTTAACAAGCTTGTTCATCCCAAGGCTGTGTTCACGATTAAGTTAGGTCGCAAGGCGTTACCTGATCGTGTTATCGAGGCGGTTTGGGGTTTCTTCTCTGCTTATGCGGCAGTCTTTGTGATTTGTATGCTGTTGTTGTTAGCTTCTGGTATGGACGATATTAGCGCCTTTACTGCGGTAGCAGCTTGTATGAATAACTTAGGCCCAGGGTTAGGCGAAGTTGCGGCAAACTTTGCGTCGATCAACGACTTTAGCAAGTGGGTATTGATTGTCGCTATGCTGTTTGGTCGTTTGGAAATATTTACCTTACTTGTTCTGTTTACCCCTGCGTTTTGGCGTAATTAA
- the trkA gene encoding Trk system potassium transporter TrkA, giving the protein MKIIIIGAGQVGGTLAENLVGERNDISLIDTDSQTLLELQDKLDLQVITGQGCHPDVLARAGADDADMIIAVTNDDATNMIACQIAYTLFSTPKKVARIRSSEIVERKRELFNKDHIPVDHVIAPEQLVTRDIIHLIEYPGALQVLEFANGKVSLVAVKAYYGGLLVGHALSTLKEHIPNVDTRVAAIYRNGRPIRPLGTTVIEADDEVFFIAASIHIRAVMNELQKLEPAYKRIMIAGGGNIGAGIAKKLEQNHQVKLIERSPERAKQLTQELDKTLIFTGDSSDQELLQEEQIDQFDVFIAVTNDDEANIMSSLLAKKLGVRKTMVLIQREAYVNLVHGSSIDIAISPQHSTISALLTHVRKGTINNVYSLRGGAAEAIEIVAKGDETSSKVVGREIRDIKLPPGTTIGAIVRGDEVIIAHSDSVIMEDDHVILFLVNKKYISDVEKLFQVGVIYF; this is encoded by the coding sequence ATGAAAATAATAATAATTGGCGCAGGCCAAGTAGGCGGTACCTTAGCGGAAAATCTGGTGGGTGAGCGTAATGATATTTCGCTGATCGATACCGATAGTCAAACCTTATTAGAGCTGCAAGATAAGCTAGATTTACAAGTGATCACCGGACAAGGTTGTCACCCCGATGTGTTAGCCCGTGCAGGCGCTGATGATGCCGATATGATCATTGCCGTGACCAACGACGATGCGACCAATATGATCGCTTGTCAAATCGCCTACACCCTGTTTAGCACACCGAAAAAAGTCGCACGTATTCGCTCGTCAGAAATTGTTGAGCGCAAGCGTGAGCTATTTAACAAAGACCATATTCCGGTCGACCACGTGATTGCGCCAGAGCAACTAGTGACTCGCGATATTATTCACTTGATTGAATACCCTGGCGCCCTACAAGTGCTGGAATTTGCCAATGGTAAGGTTAGCTTAGTGGCGGTAAAAGCCTACTATGGTGGTTTACTGGTAGGTCACGCGTTATCAACGCTGAAAGAGCATATTCCCAATGTTGATACTCGTGTAGCCGCTATATACCGCAATGGCCGCCCTATTCGCCCACTGGGCACAACCGTAATTGAAGCGGATGATGAAGTCTTCTTTATTGCCGCCAGTATTCATATTCGCGCGGTAATGAACGAGCTGCAAAAACTTGAACCTGCCTACAAGCGTATAATGATCGCAGGCGGCGGTAACATTGGTGCTGGTATTGCGAAAAAGCTCGAACAAAACCATCAGGTTAAATTGATTGAGCGTTCGCCAGAGCGCGCTAAACAATTAACCCAAGAACTCGATAAAACACTCATTTTTACTGGCGACTCATCCGATCAAGAATTGCTACAAGAAGAGCAGATTGACCAGTTTGATGTGTTTATTGCCGTAACCAACGACGATGAAGCCAATATCATGTCGTCGCTGTTGGCGAAAAAGCTCGGTGTTCGTAAAACCATGGTGCTGATCCAACGAGAAGCCTATGTGAACTTAGTGCATGGCAGTAGTATCGATATTGCCATTTCGCCACAACATTCAACGATTTCCGCGCTACTTACCCATGTCCGCAAGGGCACGATCAACAATGTTTATAGCTTGCGTGGCGGCGCCGCTGAAGCAATAGAAATTGTAGCGAAAGGTGATGAAACCTCATCAAAGGTCGTCGGTCGTGAAATTCGTGATATTAAGCTTCCGCCAGGCACCACTATAGGCGCGATTGTGCGCGGTGATGAAGTGATAATTGCCCACTCTGACAGCGTGATTATGGAAGACGATCACGTCATACTCTTCCTAGTGAATAAGAAGTATATTTCAGACGTTGAAAAGTTATTCCAAGTGGGCGTGATTTATTTTTAG
- the rsmB gene encoding 16S rRNA (cytosine(967)-C(5))-methyltransferase RsmB — protein sequence MSANIRALCAQVCFAVVEQGRSLAEEVPLKAAKVEGKDKGLLQELCYGVLRHLPELENDVRQFLAKPLKGKQRVCHFLILVGIYQLKYTRIPDHAALNETVSATGKLKSGHLKNLVNGVLRNFQRQHQKQNSNPESEQEVSANLLPEPIFYNHPSWFIKLVKAAYPEQWSTILTANMQRPPMWLRTNVSQQSSDAYQQQLAELAIELAAIEPKSKALKLDQAIDVNKLPNFSSGAASVQDAAAQQSARLLDCQPGDHVLDCCAAPGGKTCHLIEQTPELASVTALDVDERRLARVQENLERIGLNAKLQCGDATKPESWWDGTQYDRILLDAPCSATGVIRRHPDIKWLRKADDIEALAELQAQILRKMWSLLKPGGTLLYATCSVLPQENSEQIAQFLAQQSDAQLIELPEYQGKIGWQILPGEQDMDGFYYAKLVKSAS from the coding sequence ATGAGCGCAAATATTAGAGCGCTATGCGCACAAGTGTGTTTTGCTGTAGTGGAACAAGGCCGCAGTTTGGCAGAGGAAGTGCCGTTAAAAGCCGCTAAAGTGGAAGGCAAAGACAAAGGCCTATTGCAAGAGCTTTGCTATGGTGTACTGCGCCACTTGCCTGAACTAGAAAATGATGTTCGACAGTTTTTAGCCAAACCATTAAAAGGTAAACAGCGCGTTTGCCACTTTTTGATATTAGTGGGTATTTATCAACTTAAGTACACGCGAATTCCAGATCATGCTGCGCTCAATGAAACAGTGTCAGCAACAGGAAAACTTAAAAGTGGCCACTTAAAAAATTTGGTTAATGGCGTGCTAAGAAATTTCCAGCGCCAGCATCAAAAACAAAACTCGAATCCAGAAAGCGAACAAGAAGTGAGCGCCAACTTACTTCCTGAACCTATATTTTATAATCACCCTAGCTGGTTTATTAAACTTGTTAAAGCCGCTTACCCAGAGCAATGGTCAACGATATTAACAGCTAACATGCAGCGCCCGCCCATGTGGCTACGCACGAATGTTAGCCAACAATCAAGTGACGCCTATCAACAGCAACTTGCCGAATTAGCAATTGAACTGGCTGCAATCGAGCCAAAGTCAAAAGCACTTAAGCTAGATCAAGCAATAGATGTAAATAAACTGCCAAACTTCAGCTCAGGAGCAGCGTCAGTGCAAGATGCTGCGGCACAACAATCGGCACGCTTGTTAGATTGTCAGCCAGGTGATCATGTGTTGGATTGTTGCGCGGCGCCCGGCGGTAAAACCTGTCATTTAATTGAGCAAACACCAGAGCTTGCCAGCGTTACCGCCTTAGATGTCGATGAGCGTAGACTCGCTCGTGTGCAAGAAAACCTCGAGCGCATTGGCCTAAACGCAAAATTGCAGTGTGGTGATGCCACCAAGCCAGAGTCTTGGTGGGACGGCACACAATACGATCGTATTTTGCTCGACGCGCCTTGCTCAGCAACTGGCGTGATCAGGCGCCACCCAGATATTAAATGGCTACGTAAAGCAGACGATATTGAGGCGCTTGCCGAGCTGCAGGCGCAGATACTGAGAAAAATGTGGTCATTACTTAAACCCGGTGGTACTTTGCTATACGCAACATGTAGCGTATTACCGCAAGAAAACAGTGAACAAATAGCACAGTTTCTTGCACAGCAAAGTGATGCTCAGCTAATCGAACTACCGGAATATCAAGGCAAAATTGGCTGGCAAATACTACCAGGCGAACAAGATATGGATGGCTTTTACTACGCCAAGTTAGTCAAAAGCGCTAGTTAA
- the fmt gene encoding methionyl-tRNA formyltransferase, whose translation MTSPLNIVFAGTPDFAAQHLQALIDSEHNVIAAYCPPDKPAGRGKKLTACATKVLAQAHDIPVYQPKNFKETQDQLDLKALNADVMVVVAYGLLLPKVILDAPRLGCINVHGSLLPKWRGAAPIQRSLEAGDEETGVTIMQMDEGLDTGDMILKASCPILESDTSASLYEKLAELGPKALVETLSLMAQGDYPREVQDNNQATYAAKLDKAHAEINWQQSARDIDLKRRAYFPWPGCHINLTDQQGKSQTVKVHQARVVDQDVSNLTPGEVISADKSGIVVATKEQAYRLEVLQLPGKKPLPVQDVLNGRADWFAVGQAITGFDAQETKGS comes from the coding sequence TTGACTTCTCCACTTAATATCGTTTTCGCCGGAACGCCAGATTTTGCTGCCCAGCATTTACAAGCGTTGATTGACTCAGAGCATAATGTGATTGCTGCTTATTGCCCACCAGACAAACCTGCTGGTCGCGGTAAAAAGCTAACGGCTTGTGCAACTAAAGTATTAGCGCAAGCACATGATATTCCGGTATACCAACCAAAGAACTTTAAAGAAACGCAAGATCAGCTCGATTTAAAGGCGTTAAATGCTGATGTCATGGTAGTAGTGGCCTATGGCTTATTACTGCCAAAAGTTATTTTGGACGCGCCGCGACTTGGCTGTATTAATGTTCACGGTTCGCTTTTGCCCAAGTGGCGAGGTGCTGCGCCTATTCAGCGCTCACTCGAAGCGGGCGACGAAGAGACTGGCGTGACGATTATGCAAATGGATGAAGGTTTAGATACTGGCGATATGATCTTAAAGGCCAGTTGCCCTATTCTTGAATCTGATACCAGTGCTAGCTTGTACGAAAAATTAGCAGAGCTAGGTCCGAAAGCGCTAGTTGAAACACTAAGCTTAATGGCACAAGGTGACTACCCACGCGAAGTCCAAGATAACAACCAAGCCACTTATGCCGCAAAACTTGATAAAGCTCATGCAGAAATTAATTGGCAACAAAGTGCACGCGACATCGACTTAAAGCGTCGCGCCTATTTCCCTTGGCCTGGTTGTCATATCAACTTAACTGACCAACAAGGTAAATCGCAAACGGTTAAAGTTCACCAAGCCCGCGTTGTTGATCAAGATGTTAGTAACCTAACTCCAGGCGAGGTTATCAGTGCAGACAAATCGGGCATTGTTGTCGCAACCAAAGAACAAGCCTATCGCCTAGAGGTGTTACAACTACCGGGTAAAAAGCCCTTACCAGTGCAAGACGTACTCAACGGTCGTGCAGATTGGTTTGCAGTTGGCCAAGCGATCACAGGATTTGACGCTCAAGAAACAAAAGGCAGCTAA
- the def gene encoding peptide deformylase: MTVLSVLRFPDERLRTKAEPVTQVNDEIRKIVDDMFETMYDENGVGLAATQVNIHQRIVVMDCSDDKSDPLTLINPEIINKSDETFINEEGCLSVPGCYAKVTRHEQVTVKALDRDGNEFTRDADELLSICIQHELDHLAGVLFVDYLSPLKRKRIQTKLEKEARLNAKA, from the coding sequence ATGACCGTTTTATCCGTTTTACGCTTTCCTGATGAGAGATTGCGCACCAAGGCAGAACCTGTAACCCAAGTTAATGATGAAATTAGAAAAATTGTCGATGACATGTTTGAAACCATGTATGACGAAAATGGTGTTGGCTTAGCCGCAACACAGGTCAATATTCATCAACGTATTGTCGTTATGGACTGTAGTGACGACAAAAGTGACCCTCTTACCTTAATTAACCCCGAAATTATTAACAAAAGTGACGAAACTTTTATTAACGAAGAAGGCTGTTTATCTGTACCTGGCTGTTATGCGAAGGTCACTCGCCACGAACAAGTTACGGTCAAAGCACTCGATCGCGATGGCAACGAATTTACCCGTGATGCTGACGAGCTGTTAAGTATTTGTATTCAACATGAGTTAGATCACTTAGCAGGTGTACTGTTTGTCGACTACTTATCTCCATTAAAGCGCAAACGCATTCAAACTAAGCTTGAAAAAGAAGCTCGTCTCAACGCTAAAGCTTAA
- a CDS encoding LysM peptidoglycan-binding domain-containing protein, with product MIKKIILSATFFTLPWLAVADVLQLNEDAPKTYIVEKGDTLWDISSIFLEQPWLWPKLWRLNPEINNPHLIYPGDVLRLVYDEQGEPQLIVEAEPEPEPEVVPEVIAPPVEVAPREKPTIKLSPKLRKQIKKEPVTTLPLNVIAPYIQYDHLLTQEQIDTLPYVIGSDEGHKSSTDGFKVYVNDDLVPGKSYAMYYVDEEIIDPETDKSLGYNVKLTGTAQVIRAGNMSVRRPSTMLVNSANREIRSGNLVMPINEGQLLPSFFTMQSADPAIRGMIVKSATDGREFGKLEVVMINRGAEHALKVGDVMSIQRKSPAVVETKSGPQYKAIASRWDRLTSGGEAEYDMPEEALGEVMVFKVYDKASMALILRTSKPARLLDVVTAP from the coding sequence ATGATAAAAAAAATTATACTCTCAGCAACATTCTTCACCTTGCCATGGCTTGCGGTCGCCGATGTACTTCAATTGAATGAAGATGCGCCGAAGACCTACATAGTGGAAAAGGGAGACACGCTATGGGACATTTCTTCGATATTTTTAGAGCAACCGTGGCTTTGGCCTAAACTGTGGCGTCTCAATCCCGAAATTAACAATCCTCACCTTATTTACCCTGGCGATGTTTTACGTCTTGTTTATGATGAGCAAGGTGAGCCTCAACTTATAGTGGAAGCAGAGCCGGAGCCAGAACCTGAGGTTGTGCCAGAAGTTATCGCGCCACCAGTGGAAGTTGCGCCGCGTGAAAAACCAACCATTAAGTTATCACCGAAACTGCGCAAGCAAATTAAAAAAGAGCCAGTAACAACGTTACCGCTCAATGTCATTGCGCCTTACATTCAATACGACCACTTGTTAACGCAAGAGCAAATTGACACATTGCCTTATGTGATCGGCAGTGATGAAGGGCATAAATCAAGTACGGATGGCTTTAAAGTTTATGTCAACGATGATCTTGTCCCTGGTAAATCTTATGCCATGTATTATGTCGATGAGGAAATCATCGACCCAGAAACCGATAAATCTCTTGGCTACAATGTTAAATTAACGGGTACTGCGCAGGTAATTCGAGCTGGTAATATGTCAGTGCGTCGCCCAAGCACTATGCTAGTGAACTCGGCGAATCGTGAAATTCGCTCAGGTAATTTAGTGATGCCGATCAACGAAGGCCAGCTGTTGCCATCTTTTTTTACCATGCAAAGTGCAGATCCTGCGATACGCGGCATGATTGTTAAATCTGCTACTGACGGTAGAGAGTTTGGAAAACTTGAAGTCGTGATGATTAATCGTGGCGCCGAGCATGCTCTGAAAGTGGGTGATGTGATGTCTATACAGCGCAAGAGCCCAGCGGTTGTCGAAACGAAAAGTGGTCCGCAATACAAAGCAATAGCTTCTCGTTGGGATCGATTAACCAGTGGCGGTGAAGCTGAATATGACATGCCGGAAGAAGCGCTAGGCGAAGTAATGGTCTTTAAAGTTTACGACAAAGCGTCAATGGCATTAATATTACGTACAAGTAAACCGGCGCGACTTTTGGATGTTGTAACGGCGCCTTAG